The sequence below is a genomic window from Lolium perenne isolate Kyuss_39 chromosome 7, Kyuss_2.0, whole genome shotgun sequence.
tctgctgtttttggtttcataaatcctagtaaggaaatattctcggaatcggacgaaatcaacgcccagcatcctatttttccacgaagcttccaaaacacccgagagtcgccagaggggggggccacatgggcccaggagggtggccagcgcggcccaggccctggccgtgccgccttaccccctcaccgcctcttcgaccctccgactccgcctcttcgcctataaaaaggtcctcgacctaaaacctcgagacggtaaagccacggtacgagaaaccatccagagccgccgccatcgcgaagccaagatctgggggacaggagtctctgttccggcacgccgccgggacggggaagtgcccccggaaggcttctccatcgacaccaccgccatcttcatcaccgctgctgtctcccatgaggagggagtagttctccatcgaggctcggggctgtaccggtagctatgtggttaaactctctcctatgtacttcaatacaataatctcatgagctgccttacatggttgagattcatatgatgatgcttgtaatctagatgtcattatgctagtcaagtggattttacttatgtgatctccggagactccttgtcccacgtgtgtaaaggtgacagtgtgtgcaccgtgtgggtctcttaggctatatttcacagaatacttattcactgttatgaatggcatagtgaagtgcttatttatatctctttatgattgcaatgtgttttgtatcacaatttatctatgtgctgctctagtgatgttattaaagtagtctattcctcctgcacggtgtaatggtgacagtgtgtgcatcgtgtagtacttggcgtaggttatgattgtgatctcttgtagattatgaagttaactattgctatgatggtattgatgtgatctatgcctcctttcgtagcgtgaaggtgacagtgtgcatgctatgttagtacttggtttggttatgttgatctgtcatgcactctaaggttatttaaatatgaacatcgaatattgtggagcttgttaactccggtattgaggattcgtgtaatcctacacagttagtggtgttcatcatccaacaagagagtgtagagtctagcatctatttatttattctgttatgtgatcaatgttgagagtgtccactagtgaaagtatgatccctaggccttgttcctaaatactgctatcgctgcttgtttactgttttactgcgtttctactgcctgcaatattaccaccatcagctacacgccagcaagcacttttctggcaccgttactattgctcatacttattcataccacctgtatttcactatctcttcgccgaactagtgcacctattaggtgtgttggggacacaagaggcttcttgctttgtggttgcagggttgcatgagagggatatctttgacctcttgctccctgagatcgataaaccttgggtgattcacttaagagaaacttgctgctgttctacaaacctctactcttggaggcccaacactgtctacaagaattgaagcacccgtagacatcaaggactcctctctcgaacgggggaggagggccggttaaggtcaagctcgatacgagcatcaaccgtcttggttgcaaacaactccaaagtcttatcttgtgacccggccaccgtctccttgtaaacggaccaacgttgctcggagttgatacgcattgtcttccaacgggtgtgcattccaaaccccacattatgccttccctctagctcaacaccatcatttggctcattccaattcaactcaaccctcacttgttctaccacctccgcaaagctagggctaaggtcaaactccaagtcaacctcttccgggtccggctctatgtttcccttcaagaaagcatccttgtccacatgatgaacatgaacaattctttccatccccctagcataatgggaacaacacatacacacatgtgttcattagttaccataatcaacaaaatatacccatacaaactagcacactaccatttctcctacttgaacaaccctaacatccaaccaaatccatctccaccctcaaatcaaccaaatccacaactagggtttcacatgtagattcaaccaaatacacaaaatcaatggatgaaaagaaGGGTCACGGAGGGGATTACCTGGAGAAATGGatggggaacgatctccacggacagatctgatgatttggtggtggatttggtgggggagaggggggagagagagaaccGGACGCCTATTGCTCAGTGAAGAAGAACAGAGGGAGGAGAAAGAAACTGGGTCGGGCTGGGCGGGCGCGCGCGGccaaacttaagtggatgtgtggcgcccttgccacgggtgccacactttcaaagtgtggcgccggcgagagCGACGCCACACGTGCTGCCACGTTGGATCGGCTCGCCAGCTCAACATCGACGGGTCACGTCGGATGGGTTTGTGGCGCCGACAGtaggggcgccacatgggcatgtgtggcgccacacaaaagggttagatgagtgaaatagttttgccggagggtcagtccgtgcttttctttcacttttggttatttttgtgcaaatcgcctcgTTCCGATTCCAGTCCGTAGGTTGGATTCAGTAGGAATCAGTTAGATTGCTCCTCTAGTCCTGTGGGTCTCGCTCACGCCTCAGGATGTAAATGGCTCATCCGCTGGACATATACGAGCTGCCACTTCCGCCACATACGTGATTAGCAAATTTTGCGGCAGCCGCTAACTATTTCTGGCGGCCTCGTGCTGCTTAGCGGCGCCGCTTTGGCCGCCTACAGGATTAGCAGCTAGTACTTCCCGCTGTCGCGTGTTGCTTGATGCCTCTTACGCTTACTAGTACTACGGCTGATGGAGTGATGCGTATGCACATACGTTCTACTTCTACAACGGCTGAATTAAAATAGCAGATACTTTCTAGAAAATTCACAGGAAATGATCACAACAGAACAGAGACAGAACTCTATCACTGAACTTCATTGCAGAATTCTCTGAACTTTGGATAGGTAAAAGAGGCATCAGCTTACATAATAGAGCACAATATTAAAAGTAGAAAAGCCAGCAAGAATAGCTTGTAAGTAGCATGCAAACCTAAAACAGAGGAGTTGTATTCCAATATGAATGAAGCATATTTTTGGAAGATCTACTTTGTGCTTCTTCACTCAAAGCTCAACAAGGAAGATTCTGAACTAGAACTAATGAAAATGGTGGCAATCAGAAATCAAGAGGAAGGTTGGACTTGTTGACGGTGTCTTCTTGAGCTCTGATAGTTCATTGCTCTACACTTAGAAGTGGTCCAGCTTCTATCCTGACATAATACTGCTGCATTAACCTTGTCTAGACCGGTATTGTCCTGATATAATTACAGAAACTTGTGCAATGGAGCATCATTCGAACTCTAAAAACTTGACATGAATCTATATCTTGAAGTGCAACCAGGAGCAGCATCACAGATGAACAGAGTCTTCATTGAACAAGGAAGTCTGCAAAAATTAACAAGTATAGTGAACTTCATTGCAGAATTCTCCGAACAATGAATATGGTAAAACAATTTGCAAACATGACAAAATGAACTCAAAGAGATTTTGTGAATAAAATGAGCGCCacttagcactgaattttgtcctcAGGGTTGACCAGAGCATCCCTATTACAGCTTGGATGAGAACCAAGAGACTCCATCAAATAAACAAAATCCTATTTGACAGTGGCACTTAAAGCTTGGATGGGAGATAGTATGAGTTTCAAAGCTGCCTGATATGAAGGTTGCAGCATAATACTAAGAAATCACTTGCAAACCAGCAGTAATCATACTAATTAAGGAAGACGGACAAGGGACTGTGTATTTCGTATAAATTCAGAATATAACTTCTCTGTGTGTAAATCAGATAGACTGTATTGAAAACTGTTATATAAACTCTATATTAAATCACATTGCATATAGATAAATAGCTTTACTTCTTACCATTGTGCATACTTGCAGTTATACCTAAAACAAACTCAATCAATGCGAAACCAGGCAATGAAAACTGTTAAAATATAGCCAACCCAAATCAGTATGCATATGTGAATCTGCAAAGCAGGAGCACTGGCAATGCATAATACCCAAAATCTAGATGAGCAACAATACAATGAAGCACAGGTAAAAACATGCAGTACAAAGGCCTTATTCTAAAGCTAGAAAGCAAGAAATGATCGTATAAGAAGAAAACACATTAATGCCTGACCAAAACGAAACATTTGCGTGGCCAAAAGAAACAGGACATATTTATAGCTCTACAAGGCCTGACCAAAAGAAACAGGGCAGGTTTGATAACTTAGATCAAATAAAGATAAACTGAGCAGCAGAGAATAGATCAATTACACCTTCTATCTCTGAATGAAAACATGGCAAAAACAGCTGCATAAAAAGTAAGAATATTACAGTACAGAGACTAAGAAAGAATCCAGCGTTGTACCTCCTCAAAGATCATACCACCTCAcagatcatcatcatccacaacaTGAGCAAGTGACTGAACATGTTTTAGCCAATCCTGAAGACATATCAGGGCTTCAACAGTTGTACTCTTCAATCTACTTCTGTAGTCGCTTACAACTCGTTGTCCAAAGACTAAAAGCTGATTCAGAGGGTACCACGGAAGCAGGCACAGCAAGAATATCCCGAGCTATTCGAGAAAGTACAGGGTATTTGGAAGAGTGAAGCGCCCACCATTCAAGGATATTAAAATCATCTCTGCGAGGGAAGATGTCCTCTTTCAAATATGTTTCAAGTTCATTGGTAGGCTGTCGTTGTTTATTGCTCAAATGCTTATCCCAATCAGCAAGATTATTTTGTGCTGTCCCAACCTCGTCATTATACTCTCCTTGTGATGACTCATTCAATGAATTTGACATTTGCGAAGAATACTCCTTGAAGAGGCCGTTGAGGGTTGCTTCCACCTTGCTCACATGTTCAGTGGCATTTGATCCAAAGGCTTGCTTGAGTCGAAACTCAATGAATTCTTTTTTGAACCGAGGATCAAGGATCACAGGTATACAGTTTGCCAAGTACGACTCAACCCAATACTTGTCAAACTTCTCTTGCATGTTTTCCACCATTGAATTGATAACTCCATCCTTGCGCGTCGGTTCATCCTTTCTTGCTGCTTCTCTCTCCAATAGTAGTTTCAGATTCCAGACTTCATGGAAGTATAAATTTGCGATAGGACAAGTAGAACCGGCGACCACCTCTCGTTGCTTCGTGGAAAACCTTCAAGATGGAACATAcagtttcagctcttctccactcTGCAGAGGATGGACAGAACTTGTAGTTTCTGTCTTCTTTCCCCAAAGTATGAAAGGCTTTTCGAAATGGGAATGCCGACTGAAGCATTAGGTATGTGGAATTCCAGCGTGTTTGCACATCAACAGAAGGGAGTGCACAAGAAACACCAACTCGTGCAACTACTTCATTGAAGTTATCCAATCGAGTCTGAGAGCTCTTCACATATTTCACACTTTCTCTTATATTATCAATTGCACTTTTCACTGCTGTCAACCCATCTTGGACAATCAGATTAAAAACATGGCATGCACAGCGAATATGGAGTAATGCACCTTCAGAATGCAGCATTTCCTTGCCTACTAGATTTTCTCTCAGATTATCAATCATTGAACCATTTACGGATGCATTATCAACAGTTATGCTAAACAGCTTGTCCTCAATATTCCATTCTTGCAAGCTTTTTAGCAGAATATTAAACATCGCAGCTCCGTTGTGGGGAGTCTCTAGCATACAAAATCTGATTATCttcttgtgcaatttccacttcaTATCTATGAAATGAGCAGTAACGCACATATAACCTAAAGTCTGGTTCGAGGTCCACATATCAGTAGTCAAAGATACTCTACCAGGATACCTCTTGAACCCTTCACTAGTTATCAACTTCTTTTCATAATACAGTTTCATGATATCATCTTTAATAGTATTTCTGGAAACCATTTCGAACAGGGGATTTAAACTTTTGACAAACTCCACAAAACCAGCATAATGAACGATTGAGAAAGGAAGCTCATCCATAACTATCATTTGCGCAAGTAGCTGTCTAGATAATTTCGGATCAAACTCCCAATTCTTAAGCATAGATGCATGAGGAGACGAAACTGAGGACTTCATCTTTTGCACAATGAGGTGCAGATCTGACCTTATTGTACAAGTGGTCAAGTGTCTGCGGACACCACTTGtacccacttcgcgtccagctggCAAAAACTCATTGCAATGCTTACACTCAgcttccacaagctttccatcatCATAATGGGGAATGAAATCCCTCCAAACAACGGAAGTTAACCTGCGTACTTTACGTCCTACAAAAGGCAGTAGATAACATTTGTAAGAACATTTTCACTAAAATTTAAGAAAAGGCAGTAGATAACATTTGTAAATCATCTCACCGCGTGAATGAGTTGTTCTCGAACCACCCAACGGAGAAGTCACCAGAGATGGCGACCTCGATGAAGATGGCGACCTCGGCATAGATGGCGACCTCAGCGTAGACTTGGCATTTTTCTGTGAAGGGGGACTTCCATCCATATCCGACAGCGACCTCCCTCTTTTTGAAGCTGCCACGTTTGCAAGAACTCCAAGCCGAGACCTCAGCATATTCACTCCAGGAGACCTGGTCACTCCGCAAGGAGAACCTCCTCcctagaaaagaaaacaaaggaTATTCACATGGCAACACACATATGTAAAACAAAAGAGGAATGGAAACAGATTTTCAATCAAATACTCACTTCTGCTCTGACCATCTTCGACTTCTTCTTCGTATCCTGTAGCTCATTCGCTTGCTTCTTCTTCCTATCTTGTAACTCTTTCCTCCTTGCAGCCACCTCCAATTTAATCTTTTTGTTGTACTCTTGCTTTAGCCTCCTCTCTTCTTGCTTATGCCTCCTCTCTTCTTGCTTATGTTTCCTCTCCTCTTGTCTCTGCTTCATTTCCTCTTTCTTTCTTAATCTGCACTCAAATAAGTGTACTCAAAATTTATGGGAATAAAACATAAACAACGAAACGAGAAGATAGAGATGAGAGACTCACTTTCGCTGCTCATCCAGGGCATCCCACACCTGCTGGTCCTCATTGATGGTTTCCCACTTTAGCCTCTGCTTGTCAACATCACCCATGGGATCCAATTCTTCGAGCTCAACCGGATTCATGGATGGGCCAGCCATTTCTTCGAGGTGAACCGGCTTCATGGATGAGGCAGCCAATTCTTCAAGCTCAACCGGCTTCATGGATGGGCCAGCCATCCCTATATATTCAAGAACACATATAAGGAACAAGGGCACAGTCAGTTTATTCCGAGTTTCTGACCAAATGAACAAGTGCACAACACAAGACAGTAGAATACACAGTATAGCGACACAAATGAAGCCATGCCAACTTTCTATCAGGTCAGACTTTGTACCATACAACTGCGAATGTGTGATCCGGTGTGCTTCAACTTTCTTTCTACAGTCTGCTACCCCATGACAAATATAGCTACCCAGGGAATATTAGTACCATATACTGGGTCTCATTTTACTACAAATTGGGAGAAAGGGAGCTGAAGGGCATTACCATCTTCCTGTTGTTGGCTAACTGAATTGTTTTTTGTTGGCCGACGAATTGTTACATTCTTGAAAATTACGTCAGGGGCAGCTTAAGACCGTTTGCGTAGTATGTGTTTTATCTGCTTCCAAACAATCACTCTATTATGTAAGCTTGCCAACAGCCATTTTGCCCTTGTATAGTTGGCCTTTCTTAAGCTTTGGCAAAAACCGTTAACCTTTTCAGAAGTATATAGCACTTCTAACTTCCTGTGCAACCAAGTACCGCTTTGTAGATGGAATTGGTTTGTCAATTGATagtaactactccctccgttcacttCGCATATGTATGAAAAAAAAAGAGCCCGTAACAATTGCATATTGAAGAGCAACATCAAGTAGATCAAGCATGTTCGTATCTTGCACAGAAACTACAATGTGTGTCACAGGAACCAAATAGTATGGACTACACTGAATCAATGAAATCCTAGTGAAGAGGAGAAGTTCCTCACCGTCGAGCACGGACTTGCTCCGCCGCCGCACTGGCCCTTGGTGCCTTTGGAAAGGCCATGGTCGAGGCGGAGGGCACGGGGAAGGTAGGCTCCGTCGGATCCATCTGCCgccgcgccggaggtggttggggGCGGCGCGTGCTGCTGCCGCTGGAGGTGGTTGGGGGCGGCGCGGAGGAGGTGGTCGGGGGCGGAGGAGGTGGTCCGGGGCGGAGGAGGTGGTCGGGGGCGGCGCGGAGGAGATCGAGTGGCGGCGCGGtcgcgcggaggaggagcccCTCCGTCTGCTCGAGGATGAGCCGCTGGGAATCGTGGCCTTTCAGGTTTTGTCCACCAGCGCCATATAAATCTTGTGGTGGGCCGCTTACGCCATTTGGGCCAAATTTCGCGGGCGGCGTATGTGGGATCGCGAAACGCCGCTGCCACTTACATCCTGAGTCACGCCCTCGCCTTCTCCCGGCGTCGTCTGCGCCGCCGGCGCCCGTCAGCCATGATTCTCCTGCAGAAACACATCCTTCTTCTCGCCTTCCGTCCCCGCGCCGCCACTACTCTCCTATCCTTCCGCCACCGATGGCTCTTCTCCAGTACCCGATTCGCCACCACCAGCGCCGCCGTCGCAGCCTTAGCTCCGTTCgccgtgcaggactacctcgtatCCTCCTACCACCTCACCCCGGCGCAGGCCGTCAAGGCCTCGAAGCTCCTCTCCCACCTCAAGTGCCCCTCCAAGCCCGACGCCGTCCTCGCCGTCCTCTCCGACCTCGGTCTCTCCCACGCCgacctcgccgccgtcgccgtgtACGACCCTCTCCTCCTCTGCTGCGAGGTCCACAAGACCCTCGTGCCGCGTCTC
It includes:
- the LOC139832999 gene encoding zinc finger BED domain-containing protein RICESLEEPER 2-like; translation: MKPVELEELAASSMKPVHLEEMAGPSMNPVELEELDPMGDVDKQRLKWETINEDQQVWDALDEQRKLRKKEEMKQRQEERKHKQEERRHKQEERRLKQEYNKKIKLEVAARRKELQDRKKKQANELQDTKKKSKMVRAEGGGSPCGVTRSPGVNMLRSRLGVLANVAASKRGRSLSDMDGSPPSQKNAKSTLRSPSMPRSPSSSRSPSLVTSPLGGSRTTHSRGRKVRRLTSVVWRDFIPHYDDGKLVEAECKHCNEFLPAGREVGTSGVRRHLTTCTIRSDLHLIVQKMKSSVSSPHASMLKNWEFDPKLSRQLLAQMIVMDELPFSIVHYAGFVEFVKSLNPLFEMVSRNTIKDDIMKLYYEKKLITSEGFKRYPGRVSLTTDMWTSNQTLGYMCVTAHFIDMKWKLHKKIIRFCMLETPHNGAAMFNILLKSLQEWNIEDKLFSITVDNASVNGSMIDNLRENLVGKEMLHSEGALLHIRCACHVFNLIVQDGLTAVKSAIDNIRESVKYVKSSQTRLDNFNEVVARVGVSCALPSVDVQTRWNSTYLMLQSAFPFRKAFHTLGKEDRNYKFCPSSAEWRRAETVCSILKVFHEATRGGRRFYLSYRKFILP